Proteins co-encoded in one Cricetulus griseus strain 17A/GY chromosome 1 unlocalized genomic scaffold, alternate assembly CriGri-PICRH-1.0 chr1_1, whole genome shotgun sequence genomic window:
- the LOC103162337 gene encoding 60S ribosomal protein L39-like gives MSSHKTFRMKRFLAKKQKQNCPIPQWIQMNNSKGRHWRRTKLGL, from the coding sequence ATGTCTTCTCACAAGACTTTCAGAATGAAGCGATTCCTggccaagaaacaaaagcaaaattgtcCTATTCCTCAGTGGATTCAGATGAACAACTCCAAGGGAAGACACTGGAGGAGAACCAAGCTGGGCCTGTAA